From Paenibacillus sp. GP183, one genomic window encodes:
- a CDS encoding AAA family ATPase, with translation MAKVILLRGRPGVGKTTISNRLGSDLNIPIIRKDDFYDVIANYNEDHEQRNKVSYGILYRLLQTNACSNVQYILDFPFNKEQEMRNFTHWLENHNYVLKSILCICSDEKIWADRFNIRKLNPLPNQLITDFDKLKNYYKDLSIRPMGGELVVDTIESVDSILDKVVAYLQ, from the coding sequence GTGGCCAAGGTCATATTATTAAGAGGAAGACCTGGGGTTGGGAAAACAACGATTTCAAATCGATTAGGTTCCGATTTAAATATCCCCATTATTCGCAAAGATGATTTTTACGATGTTATAGCCAATTATAACGAGGATCATGAACAAAGAAATAAAGTATCCTATGGCATATTGTATCGCCTGTTGCAAACGAATGCTTGTTCGAATGTACAATATATTCTTGATTTCCCTTTCAATAAAGAACAGGAAATGAGAAACTTTACACATTGGCTTGAAAACCATAACTATGTTCTTAAATCTATTCTTTGTATTTGCAGTGATGAAAAAATCTGGGCTGATCGGTTCAATATTAGAAAACTTAATCCTCTTCCAAACCAATTAATAACTGATTTTGATAAGCTTAAAAATTACTATAAAGACTTAAGTATTAGACCGATGGGTGGTGAACTTGTAGTTGATACGATTGAATCAGTGGATTCAATATTGGATAAGGTTGTAGCTTATTTACAATAA
- the serC gene encoding 3-phosphoserine/phosphohydroxythreonine transaminase yields MNRIYNFNPGPAALPLEVLQQGQQEFVEYGKYGMSLMEMSHRSKAVELLNEETQELLVNVLDLPNEYRVLFMGGGASTQFALTAMNFLKDGKVGRYVLSGSFSEKAYVEAQTIGDANVLASSKEHNWSRLPHVKTLMLEGNTAYVHMTTNNTIEGSQFQEIPNTGQIPLVGDMTSDILSRRLDWTKFSMFYAAAQKNLGPAGVTAVVIRDDLLKECNECIPTVFKYSTYVQHKSLYNTPPVHSIYMIKLVLQWVMRQGGIAAMEKLNVWKAGLIYDVIDASGDFYKGIVEKPSRSMMNITWRMKDEELEKRFVQESERNGFDGLAGHRNVGGLRASAYNAVPVEACKALAEFMIDFQKRNG; encoded by the coding sequence ATGAATCGAATCTACAACTTTAACCCGGGACCGGCAGCTCTGCCGCTGGAAGTACTGCAACAAGGGCAGCAGGAATTTGTTGAGTATGGGAAGTATGGAATGTCTTTGATGGAAATGTCCCACCGTAGTAAGGCGGTCGAACTGCTTAACGAAGAGACACAGGAGCTCTTAGTTAATGTTTTGGACCTGCCCAACGAATATCGGGTGCTTTTCATGGGGGGCGGAGCGAGTACTCAGTTTGCATTGACTGCAATGAATTTTTTGAAGGATGGAAAGGTTGGACGCTATGTTCTATCCGGTAGTTTTTCGGAAAAAGCTTATGTTGAAGCTCAAACGATCGGCGATGCGAATGTACTGGCAAGCAGCAAGGAACACAATTGGAGTAGACTTCCTCATGTGAAAACTTTAATGTTGGAGGGAAATACGGCCTATGTTCATATGACGACCAATAACACAATTGAAGGTTCACAGTTTCAGGAGATACCTAATACCGGACAGATTCCGCTAGTTGGCGATATGACAAGTGATATTCTAAGCAGAAGGTTGGATTGGACGAAATTTTCCATGTTCTATGCAGCTGCACAAAAGAATTTGGGTCCCGCTGGGGTCACGGCAGTAGTGATCCGAGATGATCTGCTGAAAGAATGCAACGAATGTATACCCACTGTTTTCAAGTACAGTACCTATGTCCAGCATAAGTCACTTTATAATACTCCTCCAGTTCATTCCATCTATATGATAAAGCTTGTTTTGCAGTGGGTGATGCGACAAGGTGGTATTGCGGCGATGGAGAAGCTGAATGTTTGGAAAGCAGGCTTAATTTATGATGTCATTGATGCCAGCGGCGATTTCTATAAAGGTATCGTAGAAAAACCATCCCGTTCCATGATGAATATCACCTGGCGAATGAAGGATGAGGAATTAGAGAAGCGGTTTGTTCAGGAGTCTGAGCGTAACGGATTCGATGGTCTAGCTGGACATCGTAATGTCGGAGGCTTGCGTGCTTCTGCATATAATGCGGTTCCGGTTGAGGCATGTAAGGCACTTGCTGAATTTATGATTGATTTCCAAAAACGTAACGGGTAG
- a CDS encoding phospholipase D-like domain-containing protein — MKLVVYANGDCSYVLWSIEDKLADCLGFALHRKINGYEEIVANHVGFSGESNPSGIKKPSDVWPIQEFSWFDYDVNPGDSLQYQVVPMYGTKDDLEPQNHLASNWSDIITISNDQQKAVLSVFFNRGIVMSQWIARQIDGSSEPPVKVLKEKLQNLDSAVRKFLSGRLGQELIQLLNTTRINGGHVYIAVFELNDPQLIEALCEFGNRAHVVLANGSASSGSDENAAARVRLKQNNVDVRDRMLRAPHLGHNKFMVICDIQQNPVSVWTGSTNWSTTGLCTQANNAILIKDSETAQIFRDQWDRLAQAGNEETTDLKNANAEVKTEMVGKNKVSIYFTPTPHQEEMTYASRFIQNAKEGILFLQFNPGSLQKGTLLDDVIERARLIPLYIRGVVNQDLENSDKTISLTHGGNYIPSNFQVILPNGVSEAGAYFANEIKANQFKAPGGIGHAIIHSKVIVIDPLSSHPVVITGSHNMGSKASAQNDENLVIIENDRDLAISYAVNIKSLYDHYRWRFRRGMGDTHWDGLSVTDIWQDGFLQQKAKDNFWLKKL; from the coding sequence ATGAAACTAGTGGTATACGCAAATGGTGATTGTTCATATGTGTTGTGGTCAATAGAGGATAAATTGGCTGACTGTCTTGGTTTTGCCCTTCATCGAAAAATTAATGGATATGAAGAAATTGTCGCCAATCATGTTGGATTTTCTGGAGAATCGAATCCGTCTGGAATAAAAAAGCCGAGCGATGTATGGCCGATTCAAGAGTTTTCCTGGTTTGATTATGACGTGAACCCTGGTGATTCACTTCAATATCAAGTCGTTCCAATGTATGGTACGAAAGACGATTTAGAGCCGCAAAACCATCTCGCTAGTAATTGGTCGGACATCATTACGATAAGTAATGATCAACAAAAAGCCGTACTATCAGTTTTTTTTAATCGTGGCATCGTCATGAGCCAATGGATTGCCCGCCAAATTGATGGGTCGAGCGAACCACCCGTGAAAGTATTAAAGGAAAAACTGCAAAATTTGGACTCTGCTGTCCGTAAATTTCTTTCAGGGCGTTTGGGTCAAGAACTTATCCAATTACTCAATACGACGCGAATCAATGGCGGTCATGTTTATATCGCGGTGTTTGAATTGAATGACCCTCAGTTAATTGAAGCACTTTGCGAATTCGGAAATCGTGCTCACGTTGTTTTAGCTAATGGATCTGCATCGTCGGGGTCCGATGAAAATGCCGCTGCTCGAGTAAGACTTAAACAAAATAACGTGGATGTACGCGACCGAATGTTAAGGGCCCCTCATTTAGGACACAACAAATTCATGGTCATCTGTGATATTCAGCAGAATCCTGTTTCCGTTTGGACGGGCAGCACAAATTGGTCAACAACTGGATTATGTACACAGGCGAACAACGCTATTTTAATCAAGGATTCCGAAACCGCTCAAATTTTCCGTGATCAATGGGACCGATTGGCTCAGGCGGGAAATGAAGAAACTACTGATTTGAAGAATGCCAATGCGGAAGTAAAAACAGAGATGGTTGGTAAAAACAAGGTAAGCATTTATTTTACCCCGACTCCTCATCAAGAAGAAATGACTTATGCTTCAAGGTTTATTCAAAACGCCAAAGAAGGCATTCTTTTCCTGCAATTTAACCCCGGTTCTCTTCAAAAAGGAACTTTGCTCGATGATGTAATCGAAAGGGCCAGACTTATCCCACTGTATATCCGTGGTGTAGTTAATCAGGATTTGGAGAATAGTGATAAAACAATTTCCTTAACCCATGGTGGCAATTACATCCCTTCCAATTTTCAAGTTATCCTCCCAAATGGAGTTTCAGAAGCAGGTGCTTATTTTGCGAATGAAATAAAAGCCAATCAATTTAAGGCACCTGGTGGTATTGGACATGCCATTATTCACAGCAAAGTCATTGTGATCGATCCCTTAAGTAGTCATCCTGTCGTAATAACCGGTTCTCACAATATGGGTTCGAAAGCTAGTGCCCAAAACGACGAGAACTTGGTCATCATTGAAAATGATCGAGATTTAGCAATATCTTATGCAGTTAATATCAAATCTTTGTATGATCATTATCGTTGGCGTTTTCGACGCGGCATGGGAGATACTCATTGGGATGGATTATCGGTAACAGATATTTGGCAGGATGGATTCCTACAACAAAAAGCAAAGGACAACTTCTGGTTGAAAAAACTCTAA
- a CDS encoding NUDIX domain-containing protein has protein sequence MRPIRNSAKALLIQNDKILLTKNKDDFGYFYLFPGGGQEHGEELKDAVERECLEEIGQKVIVGDLVYVREYIGKNHEFSEWDSEVHQVEFYFTCSFASIAPSFGEGTNPDKDQVGVEWIEIKKLDEIRLYPRALGKSIKQNEIEIHYFGDVN, from the coding sequence ATGAGGCCAATAAGAAATTCTGCTAAAGCATTATTAATTCAAAACGACAAAATATTATTAACGAAGAATAAAGATGATTTTGGGTATTTTTACTTATTTCCTGGGGGTGGACAAGAACACGGGGAGGAACTAAAAGATGCTGTCGAGAGAGAATGCCTAGAGGAAATTGGGCAAAAGGTGATTGTTGGCGATCTTGTCTATGTACGTGAGTATATTGGCAAAAATCATGAATTTTCAGAATGGGATTCTGAAGTTCATCAAGTTGAGTTTTATTTTACTTGCTCGTTTGCTTCAATTGCTCCATCATTCGGGGAAGGAACCAACCCAGATAAGGACCAGGTAGGCGTTGAATGGATTGAAATTAAGAAACTTGATGAGATTAGATTATATCCAAGAGCATTAGGCAAAAGCATTAAACAGAATGAGATAGAAATTCATTATTTTGGTGATGTGAATTAA
- a CDS encoding alpha/beta hydrolase-fold protein, producing MDKNNPLIASEIQKITFYSKSLNQNKKMNIYLPKGYSSAVHYPVLYLIHGYTGNETNWVPGMGIDQAADKLIEAGKIVPLIMVSPELDNSYGINSSQTYSVTNPGDPNTTYNGMYEDYLNNDVIGYVDSHYSTLAKRESRFIGGMSMGGFISLHTAFLHTDLFSKVGGHSPALFLNDWSTTGGENGLKSFLYPTDTVRQTRDPLIFSQNLNLSNMKVYLDCGDQDGYKFYEGSEKLYGILKAKGVSVEYHLNKGKHDGDYWKSMVDNYLLFYVGK from the coding sequence ATGGACAAGAATAATCCATTAATAGCTTCGGAAATTCAAAAAATAACCTTTTATAGTAAATCTCTTAATCAAAATAAAAAAATGAACATTTACCTCCCAAAGGGTTATAGTTCTGCAGTACATTATCCTGTTTTATACCTTATCCATGGGTACACAGGGAATGAGACGAATTGGGTACCCGGAATGGGGATCGATCAAGCTGCGGACAAATTAATCGAGGCGGGGAAAATCGTACCGCTGATCATGGTTTCTCCAGAGCTGGATAACAGCTACGGCATTAACTCTTCTCAAACCTACTCTGTTACCAATCCAGGAGATCCAAACACGACTTATAACGGCATGTATGAGGACTATCTGAACAACGATGTTATTGGATATGTCGATAGTCATTATAGTACATTAGCTAAACGCGAGAGTCGTTTCATCGGTGGGATGTCAATGGGTGGATTTATTAGCCTGCATACTGCTTTCTTGCATACCGATCTGTTTAGTAAGGTGGGAGGGCACAGTCCTGCTTTATTCTTGAACGATTGGTCTACAACTGGCGGTGAGAATGGTTTGAAATCCTTTCTTTATCCAACCGATACAGTCCGACAAACCCGTGATCCGCTTATTTTTTCGCAAAATCTAAATTTATCAAATATGAAGGTATACTTGGATTGTGGAGATCAAGATGGCTACAAGTTTTACGAGGGTTCGGAAAAATTATATGGTATTTTAAAAGCTAAAGGAGTCTCCGTTGAATATCACTTAAATAAAGGAAAGCATGATGGGGACTATTGGAAATCGATGGTGGATAATTATTTGCTTTTTTATGTTGGGAAATAA
- a CDS encoding LysE family translocator — protein sequence MVSFGILLAFALVSLGMVCSPGPNMIYLISRSITQGRLAGVISLLGVMLGFIVYIIATMFGLTVLFTAVPFVFETVKFAGAAYLLWLAWNAIKPGAASILSPRILSIDPPKKLFLMGFMTNLFNPKIAILYVSLLPQFEDPSRGSLFIQSATLGLIQITVSFTVNLLIVLAASRVAAWFSTRPTWLRVQRWLMGSVLTGLALRLAFERRQ from the coding sequence ATGGTGAGTTTCGGTATTTTGTTAGCTTTTGCATTAGTTTCGCTTGGTATGGTTTGTTCTCCTGGTCCTAACATGATTTACCTAATTTCTCGTTCTATTACACAAGGGCGATTGGCGGGGGTTATCTCTCTTCTTGGCGTCATGCTTGGCTTCATTGTTTACATTATTGCAACAATGTTCGGGCTTACAGTTCTTTTTACTGCGGTTCCATTTGTTTTCGAAACTGTAAAGTTCGCAGGTGCTGCCTACTTGCTCTGGCTTGCATGGAATGCCATCAAGCCTGGAGCTGCATCTATTCTGTCGCCTCGAATTCTTTCTATTGACCCGCCAAAGAAGTTATTTTTGATGGGGTTCATGACTAACCTGTTCAATCCAAAGATAGCTATCCTGTATGTTTCACTACTGCCTCAGTTTGAAGATCCCTCTCGGGGTTCTTTGTTTATTCAAAGTGCGACTTTGGGTCTTATACAAATAACCGTTAGTTTTACGGTTAACCTCTTGATTGTGCTTGCAGCGAGTAGGGTTGCTGCTTGGTTTAGCACACGACCTACGTGGTTACGGGTACAGCGTTGGCTTATGGGAAGTGTCTTGACTGGTCTTGCATTACGTCTTGCTTTTGAACGCCGGCAGTAA
- a CDS encoding HAMP domain-containing sensor histidine kinase, with translation MFLEKLFLNVLIVLAPVLVYTAFGDRWQHFKSPYVIGLLYGISSSLCLIFSYYALDLYWDLRYVPLVISTMYGGPLAGFINYLMILATRTYLGGNAILFGYISITLAFLVPLLFAKKIGRLTGRRRIRAVILVSVIPSIVMLLILISFTLLKQVEKPLDFEPIRAILFFGLIQTIGTWLSCTLQEFNFERAIMKEEIQRAEKLKILGEVAASIAHEIRNPLTVVQGFLQLMSATIVEGKNRIFLQFALDEIARAEAIINDYLNFSKPKLTKYEKFSLSDLIENITSLLTPLASYKGIQFDSGVEEQIYVHTDRGQLQQALVNVIKNAVEASMEKAVVQIKLELKDDQAEIKIIDKGKGMTPDEIQRIGTLFYTTKESGTGLGTSVAVRIIEAMKGRIIYESEKGIGTVCTISLPLELQNSL, from the coding sequence ATGTTTCTAGAAAAATTATTTCTTAACGTCCTTATCGTCTTAGCTCCAGTTTTAGTCTATACAGCTTTTGGTGATCGTTGGCAGCACTTCAAATCTCCATATGTGATAGGTCTTTTGTATGGGATTTCGTCATCACTATGTTTGATTTTCTCATACTACGCACTAGATTTGTACTGGGATCTCAGGTATGTCCCACTTGTGATTTCTACGATGTACGGTGGGCCGCTTGCCGGTTTCATCAATTACTTAATGATCTTGGCTACCCGGACTTATCTAGGCGGAAATGCCATATTGTTTGGATATATAAGCATTACGTTGGCGTTTTTGGTGCCTTTATTATTTGCCAAGAAAATCGGCCGATTAACCGGACGCCGGCGAATAAGAGCAGTGATCCTCGTTTCCGTAATCCCCTCTATTGTGATGTTGCTTATTCTAATATCATTTACACTCCTTAAACAGGTTGAAAAGCCCTTGGATTTTGAGCCTATCCGGGCAATTTTGTTTTTTGGATTGATTCAAACAATAGGGACTTGGTTATCTTGCACCCTTCAGGAATTTAACTTTGAACGAGCTATAATGAAAGAGGAAATTCAACGTGCGGAAAAGCTAAAGATATTAGGTGAAGTCGCCGCATCCATTGCACATGAGATCCGCAACCCGTTGACCGTTGTTCAAGGCTTTTTACAACTCATGAGTGCAACAATCGTCGAGGGAAAAAATCGAATTTTCTTACAATTTGCGTTAGATGAGATTGCAAGAGCAGAGGCAATCATTAATGATTATTTGAATTTTTCAAAGCCAAAATTGACAAAATACGAGAAGTTTTCTTTATCTGATTTAATCGAGAATATCACTAGTCTATTAACGCCATTGGCAAGTTACAAAGGAATACAGTTCGATAGCGGAGTGGAAGAGCAAATTTATGTGCATACCGATCGTGGTCAACTCCAGCAAGCATTAGTCAACGTAATTAAAAACGCAGTAGAAGCTTCAATGGAAAAGGCAGTGGTACAAATAAAACTGGAATTAAAAGATGATCAAGCTGAAATCAAAATAATTGATAAAGGCAAAGGGATGACCCCAGATGAGATCCAGCGAATCGGGACACTGTTCTATACAACGAAAGAAAGTGGGACAGGACTCGGTACCTCTGTTGCAGTACGAATCATTGAGGCGATGAAAGGAAGAATTATTTACGAAAGTGAAAAAGGCATAGGTACGGTTTGCACCATCTCTTTGCCTTTAGAATTACAAAACAGCTTGTAA
- a CDS encoding HAD family hydrolase, with protein MVPKAILFDLDETLTDRSQSLMKYSYAFLESFDNYLSVTSPEEIYQLLKIADGNGYRSREEVFAQLTEELPWAYKPPETSRINEHWASTFPLCSTAITGMYEVLDNLKSLGIMLGIITNGGSISQNRKIDALGIREYLSTIIISESVNVKKPDEKIFAIALGEINVNASDTWYIGDHPVNDILGSSSAGITPVWIRGIHPWVEGYDKPQYQIDSLNQLLSLMY; from the coding sequence ATGGTACCTAAGGCAATTCTTTTTGACCTTGATGAAACCTTGACCGATAGAAGCCAATCACTTATGAAGTATAGTTATGCATTTCTTGAGAGTTTTGATAATTATTTAAGTGTCACATCTCCTGAAGAGATATATCAATTATTGAAGATTGCTGACGGAAATGGATATCGATCAAGGGAGGAGGTTTTTGCTCAACTAACAGAGGAGCTTCCTTGGGCATATAAGCCTCCTGAAACTTCCCGAATTAATGAGCATTGGGCTTCAACATTTCCTCTTTGTAGTACCGCAATAACTGGCATGTACGAGGTGTTAGACAACCTAAAATCACTAGGCATTATGCTTGGAATTATTACAAATGGCGGCTCTATTTCTCAGAATAGAAAGATAGATGCATTAGGTATTCGTGAATATCTAAGTACCATTATTATTTCTGAATCAGTGAACGTTAAGAAACCAGATGAGAAAATTTTTGCTATTGCACTTGGAGAAATAAATGTCAATGCTTCTGACACTTGGTACATCGGCGACCATCCAGTCAATGATATCCTTGGTTCATCTTCTGCTGGAATAACTCCAGTCTGGATACGTGGCATCCATCCGTGGGTTGAAGGATATGATAAGCCGCAATACCAAATAGATTCATTAAATCAATTGTTATCATTAATGTACTGA
- the hisB gene encoding imidazoleglycerol-phosphate dehydratase HisB, translated as MREALINRKTKETEIKLELNLDEYSEGNINTGIGFFNHMLTLFAFRAGIKLNVDCKGDLEIDGHHTVEDIGICLGQAIKKAIGDKKGINRYGSSRIPMDESLALVDLSISNRSFLVFNVEMPSTRVGEFETELTEEFFLAVANNSGITMHINLEYGRNTHHINEAIFVAFGDALKKAIRITGDVIPSTKGTLSL; from the coding sequence GTGCGAGAGGCATTAATTAACAGAAAAACAAAAGAAACAGAAATTAAACTGGAGCTTAATCTCGATGAATACAGTGAAGGCAACATCAACACGGGAATTGGATTCTTTAACCATATGCTCACGCTTTTTGCTTTTAGGGCAGGAATAAAACTAAATGTGGATTGCAAAGGTGATTTAGAGATAGATGGGCATCACACGGTTGAGGACATTGGAATATGCTTGGGGCAAGCAATCAAAAAGGCTATAGGGGATAAAAAAGGCATAAACCGTTATGGTAGTTCGCGTATACCTATGGATGAGAGCTTAGCATTAGTGGATTTGAGTATATCTAATCGCTCTTTTTTAGTGTTTAACGTGGAAATGCCGTCAACACGAGTAGGCGAGTTTGAAACCGAATTAACCGAAGAGTTTTTTCTCGCTGTAGCGAATAATAGCGGGATAACCATGCACATCAATTTGGAATACGGCAGAAATACACACCATATAAATGAGGCAATTTTCGTGGCATTCGGCGATGCGTTGAAGAAAGCAATTAGGATAACAGGCGATGTTATTCCGTCTACGAAGGGTACGTTATCATTATGA
- a CDS encoding LysE family translocator, with amino-acid sequence MVTIFWLGFALAASPGPDFFLMVNHTLLHGRKIGYVTLLGNRLSLLCHMTFAIFGLSQILEHSASAIMTVRILGASYLIFLGLKNLLGKLKGKKNVTLSQTTNTINAYQAFQRGFLNNLLNPKVSLFFLSIFPQFTTAKQLATSPLEIAVTFFVGNSLWYAPILYVIGVRIIRNYVQRIQKGLDIAFGAIYIGYGFKILWNELRLRSS; translated from the coding sequence GTGGTAACTATCTTTTGGCTTGGATTTGCACTTGCTGCTTCGCCTGGTCCAGATTTTTTCTTAATGGTAAATCACACGTTATTACATGGGAGAAAAATTGGGTATGTGACATTGTTGGGCAATCGCCTTAGCCTTCTTTGTCATATGACATTTGCAATCTTCGGACTTTCTCAGATTCTCGAACATTCAGCCTCAGCCATTATGACTGTTCGAATTTTAGGTGCATCATATCTCATTTTCCTTGGTCTCAAGAATCTTCTCGGAAAGTTGAAAGGAAAGAAAAATGTCACTCTTTCTCAAACTACAAATACAATCAATGCTTATCAAGCATTCCAAAGAGGTTTTCTAAACAATCTTTTAAACCCAAAAGTGAGCTTGTTTTTTCTCAGTATTTTTCCGCAGTTCACTACCGCTAAACAACTAGCAACATCCCCCTTAGAGATTGCTGTTACCTTCTTTGTGGGGAACTCATTATGGTATGCTCCCATTCTTTATGTGATTGGAGTTCGCATTATTCGTAACTACGTGCAACGCATACAGAAAGGTTTGGATATTGCATTTGGTGCAATTTACATCGGATACGGATTTAAAATTCTGTGGAATGAGTTAAGATTAAGATCATCATAA
- a CDS encoding VOC family protein, protein MTKYFEGLAQINFYVRDIEKSIKWYQDVLGMRLLQRCGAHTVVLDFGQGNDNYDMGKNATTPVLCLIYKDGMQPIKLESCHPVFQLALEYKDKLYDELKNKGVKVEENPKNKSHFVFYDIDENMIEVYFPGIYDQ, encoded by the coding sequence ATGACGAAATATTTTGAAGGTTTAGCTCAGATTAATTTTTACGTTAGGGATATCGAGAAATCAATTAAATGGTATCAAGATGTTCTCGGAATGAGATTGCTCCAGAGATGCGGTGCCCATACTGTTGTTTTAGATTTTGGGCAAGGTAATGACAATTATGACATGGGAAAGAACGCAACAACCCCTGTTCTATGCTTAATTTATAAAGATGGCATGCAGCCCATTAAATTGGAGTCCTGTCATCCTGTATTCCAATTAGCATTGGAATACAAAGATAAACTTTATGATGAACTGAAGAACAAGGGCGTTAAAGTAGAAGAAAACCCTAAAAACAAATCGCACTTTGTCTTCTACGATATAGATGAAAACATGATAGAAGTTTACTTTCCGGGAATTTACGATCAATAA
- a CDS encoding VOC family protein has translation MNRVVMFELSSQNPELQAKFFSTVFGWEVSEPQWGYSSAKTGTDEKPGINGGIAQGPAEFQQGTRIQIQVNSIDESVEKAIENGAKVVQAKMDLGDFYLAYIVDPTGLHLGLIQYK, from the coding sequence ATGAATCGAGTAGTAATGTTTGAACTAAGTAGTCAAAATCCGGAATTGCAAGCAAAGTTTTTCTCAACCGTATTTGGATGGGAAGTATCAGAACCGCAGTGGGGTTACAGTTCTGCTAAAACAGGTACCGATGAAAAACCAGGAATAAACGGTGGGATAGCTCAAGGTCCAGCTGAATTTCAGCAAGGTACTCGCATACAAATCCAAGTAAATTCAATTGATGAATCAGTTGAAAAAGCAATTGAAAACGGGGCAAAGGTTGTACAAGCGAAAATGGATCTGGGGGATTTCTACCTTGCATATATTGTTGATCCAACAGGATTGCATTTAGGACTCATTCAATATAAATAA
- a CDS encoding GrpB family protein, translated as MSLAKEVIIEEYKLEWNEKFEHEKARIRLALRDKTVFIEHIGSTSINGSPSKPILDIAVGLNELSEANSFIEPLRAIGYEYVPKEDFPSRRFFRKGEWRKGTHHLHVYEINSDEWNNNLLFRNYLRSHPEKVQEYTHLKKQLASLYAEDRVTYTKMKAPFIQSIIELAKQNI; from the coding sequence ATGAGTTTGGCTAAAGAAGTCATCATTGAAGAATATAAATTAGAATGGAATGAGAAGTTTGAGCATGAAAAAGCAAGGATTCGACTAGCGTTACGTGATAAGACCGTCTTCATTGAGCATATAGGAAGCACCTCAATTAATGGTTCGCCATCTAAACCGATACTGGATATTGCTGTTGGATTAAATGAACTTAGTGAAGCCAACTCTTTTATTGAACCTTTAAGAGCGATTGGTTACGAATATGTTCCCAAAGAGGACTTTCCGAGTCGCCGATTCTTTAGAAAAGGGGAATGGCGAAAAGGCACTCATCATCTACATGTTTATGAAATAAACAGCGATGAATGGAACAATAATCTTTTATTCCGTAATTACCTAAGAAGCCATCCAGAGAAAGTACAAGAATATACCCATTTAAAGAAGCAACTTGCTTCCTTATATGCTGAAGATAGAGTAACTTATACTAAAATGAAAGCACCATTCATTCAATCAATTATCGAATTGGCAAAACAAAATATTTAA